One genomic region from Bubalus kerabau isolate K-KA32 ecotype Philippines breed swamp buffalo chromosome 7, PCC_UOA_SB_1v2, whole genome shotgun sequence encodes:
- the LOC129657956 gene encoding cleavage and polyadenylation specificity factor subunit 6-like isoform X5, whose protein sequence is MGGEGKEGGERAVRLLPGKGRRALPHPPVPSPSQPPPRELSRERRAPTPPLPLRSPGPQRSGHLGSGGPRPASAGWPPGRSRPVHPVGGCGQWQSAPSCLAGCQRSGRKLASTLGCQGPALRDGIASRVLPTVSAQMKGCGVYLLKKHVRS, encoded by the coding sequence atgggaggggaaggaaaagaaggcggGGAAAGGGCCGTTCGCCTGCTCCCCGGAAAGGGCCGCCGCGCGCTCCCGCACCCCCCGGTCCCCAGCCCCTCGCAGCCCCCACCTCGTGAGCTCTCGCGAGAGCGGAGGgcgcccacccctcccctcccgctGCGATCCCCTGGTCCCCAACGTTCTGGACACCTAGGCAGCGGCGGACCACGCCCCGCCAGTGCGGGGTGGCCGCCCGGCCGGTCGAGGCCAGTCCACCCCGTTGGAGGTTGTGGGCAGTGGCAGAGCGCTCCAAGCTGCTTAGCTGGGTGTCAGCGATCTGGAAGGAAGTTGGCTTCAACTCTGGGATGTCAGGGTCCTGCACTGAGGGATGGAATTGCCAGCAGAGTTCTGCCCACTGTGAGTGCCCAGATGAAAGGCTGTGGAGTCTATCTGCTAA